DNA sequence from the Halococcus salsus genome:
GTAACTATCGGTAGATGATGGCGAGTCCGATAGCCGCCGAAACCACACCGTAGGTCAGCGCACCCCACGCGAGCAGGTTCGTCGCGCTCACGAAGACGAACAGACTGGCCACTCCAGCAACCACGATCCCAACGAACAGGATCAGATGACCCGGGAGGCGCTCTAGCAGGCTCGACATGGTTCGTCTGTGCGATGTGACTTCATGAATTTATTCCGGAAGCGGCGTGCACCACGTTCTACGCCGTTCAGAGGAGACCGGGCAGGTCCACGGGCGAGTCGATGGTGTGGTCCGGTCGGATATCACCGACCGATAGGTCCGCCCCGTGTGAAACCCAGACCGACCGGATGCCGAGCGCGTTCGCACCGGCGACGTCCGCGTGGAGGGAGTCGCCGACGTGTACCGTCTCTCGGGGATCGACATCCAGTTCCGAGAGCGCGTGCTCGAACGGTGCGGGGTCGGGTTTGATGCCGCCGGTGTCGGCGAACACCCGGACCTCGAATCGGTCGGCGATGCCGAGCGCGTCGAGCTTCGCGCGCTGGGTCGCCTCGCTGCCGTTCGTGACGAGTCCGAGGGGTGTGTCGACGGCGCTGAGGGCGGCCTCCGCACCGGGAACGAACTCGACGTCGGCGTAGTCGATGGCGCGGTGGTACGAGCGGGCGACCGCCTCGGCGCGTTCGGGGGTCGTATTCGTGCGCTCTGCGGCCGCTTCGAGGCAGTTGGTGTAGAACGCCACGTCGTCCTCGGCGGTCGGCACGTCGTTCACGACCGCGTTCATCTCGCTCGCGGTGGTGTACGGCGTCACGCCGACCTCGTCGAACGCCCCCGAGAGCACCGTCTCCGGCGACCAGCGCCGTCGACAGAGGGTAGCATCCAGGTCGAACAGCACCGCGTCGGGCTCCATTATGCGGATGGTGGGTCGTCGCATCCGAAAACCTTCCGGGGTTTCCGCCACGTTCAAGCCCGACGGCTTCGAGCGCCCCGTATGACACGCACGGTCTGGCTCAAAGCCGACGACTCGGTTGGCGACTGGGAGGAGCGGAAACGACGGATCACGGCGGGGCTCGAAGCCGGCGTCGACTGGGTGCTCTGCGACGAGGCCGACGTCTCGAAGGTCCGCGACCTCGGCGCGGTGTCGGTCGCGGCGTTCGCGAACGGCGGCATCGACACCATCGGGGACGAGGGCGAAGGGCCCGACGCGACGGTTGTCGGGAAGGGCGGCGAGGGCGACGGTACGGCCGACCTGCCACCCGACCTCTCGGGGTCGGCCGACCTCTCGGCGATCCGCCGTGACGACGCCGACGGCGCGTACGTCAGGGTGTTCAACCAGGACTACGAGTCCTTCGCCGAGGCCGCCGCGAGCGAGGCCGACTACACCTTCATCATCGGCGAGGACTGGACCATCATCCCGCTCGAGAACCTGATCGCGCGCATCGGCGAGGAGACCCACCTCGTCGCCGGTGTCGAGACCGCCGACGAGGCCCGAACGGCGTTCGAGACGCTCGAAACCGGCTCCGACGGTGTGCTGCTCGATTCGAGCGACCCCGACGAGATCCGGCGCACGGTCGAGATCCGTGACGAGGCCGAGCGCGAACACCTCGACCTCCAGTGGGCCGAGATCACGGGGATCGAACAGGTCGGGTCCGCGGACCGGGTCTGTGTCGACACCGGGTCCCTGCTCTCGGACGACGAGGGGATGCTCGTGGGCTCGATGAGCCGCGGGCTGTTCTTCGTCCACGCCGAGACCGCCGAATCGCCCTACGTGGCCTCGCGGCCCTTCCGGGTGAACGCCGGCGCGGTCCACGCCTACGTTCGGACACCGGACGGTGGCACCCAGTACCTCTCCGAAGTCAAGAGCGGCGACGAGGTTCAGGTGGTCGACACCGACGGCCGAACCCGCGAGGCGCTGGTCGGGCGAGCGAAGATCGAGCGCCGACCGATGTTCCGGGTGGAGGCGACGGTCGGCGCGACGGTCGACGACGCCGAGAGCGGCGAGATCGACGGCGACCACATCGAGACCCTGCTCCAGAACGCCGAGACGATCAAGGTCGCCACCCCGAACGGGCCGAAGGCGGTGACGGACCTCAAGGTCGGCGACGAGGTCAAGGTCTACCACGAGGAGACGGCGCGCCACTTCGGCGAGGCGGTCGACGAGCGGATCGTCGAGAAGTGAGTCAGTCCCGAACCATGATCAGCGCGTTCTCGCCGTCGGCGTAGTAGCCCGGTGCGGTCTTCCGGTGGACGAAGCCGAACCGTCGGTAGAGCGTCTGTGCGCGCTCGTTGCTCGCGCGGACTTCGAGCTTGACCGAGGTGGCGCGTCGGCCGTCCATGACGTCGAGCGCGCGGGCGAGCAGGGTCGCGCCGACCCCGCGTCCGCGATGGTGGGGGTCGACCGCGAGGTCCTTGACGTGCCCGAGCCGCCGGCCGTGGTTCGGCACGTCGTCGGCGACGATGTAGCCGACCACCTCATCGGTGACGGCCACCAGAAAGCCCGGAGTCCCGAGGAACCGTTCGAACGCGCGGAACGGCCACGGCTGGGGGAAGGAGGCTTTCTCGATCCGGAACACCGAGAGGAGGTCGGCCCGGACGATCTCGCGGGTCCGCACCCCCGGCCCGTCGGCATCGGTCGCCGTCGTCATCGACGGTCGTACGGTACGAGCGTACTTATGGTCACTGCGGGGTCAGGGCGCGCCGCTGATCACGAACTGGGCACCCTCGTCGCCGGTCGTGATCTGCCGTGTGGCACCGGGTGAGACCCGGAGCGCGTCGCCGACGTCCATCGCGACGTCCTCGTCGTCGACGGTGATCGTGGCCGCGCCGTCGACGAGCACGTAGACCTCCTCCTCGCCCTCGTCGGCGTGGTCGTGTTCGAAGCCGTCCCAGTTCGGCTCGGCGTCGAGCACGCTGACGCCGTGCTCCTCACAGCCGAGCGGGTCACGAAGGAAGTGGAGTCCCTGGGTCGACTCGGTCTCCTCGTAGTTGACTTTGGTGTACGACATCGTCGGGACCCACGGGACGGCGAGGGATACGCGTTTGGCTCCCGTATCGAAGTACTAGAAGATTGCCACAAAAGGGCTATTCATCTCCCACTCGAATCGATGCGGATGGAGTACACGACGCTCGGTGACACCGGCATGACGGTCAGCAAGATCTGTCTCGGCTGCATGAGCTTCGGGGAGGGTGGCGACGAGATGTTCGATTGGACCGTCGACGAGGAGCAGGCCACCGAGGTGATCGACCGCGCGATCGATCTCGGGATCAACTTCTTCGATACCGCGAACGTCTACTCCCGCGGCGACAGCGAGCGGATCCTCGGCAACGCGCTCTCGGAGTACGACCGCGACGAACAGGTGGTCGCCACCAAGGTCTGGGGCGAGATGCGCGACGACGACCCCAACTCGGGCGGTCTGTCGCGAAAGACCATCGACCAGGAGCTCGACAACTCCCTCGATAGATTAGGTATGGACACCGTCGACCTCTATCAGATCCACCGCTGGGACGACGACACGCCGATCGAGGAGACCCTTCGCGCGCTCGACGACGCCGTGCGAGGGAACAAAACGCGGTATATCGGCGCGAGCTCGATGTGGGCCCACCAGTTCGCCGACGCACTCCACACCAGCGATTCGCTCGGCCTCGAACGGTTCGTCACGATGCAGAACCACTACAACCTCGTCTATCGGGAGGAGGAACGCGAGATGAACCCGCTGGCGGCGAAGGAGGGCGTGGGAGTGATCCCCTGGAGCCCGCTCGCGGGCGGCTACCTCGCGCGCCCCCACGAACGGGCCGACGAGATGCGCGACATGACGGAGGACCGATACGACACCCCACAGGCCCGCGAGATCAACGAACGCGTTCAGGAGGTCGCCGACGAGGCGGGCGTGAGCATGAGTCAGATCGGCCTCGCGTGGCTGCTCTCGAAGGAGGGCGTGACCGCACCCATCTACGGCACGTCGAGCGTCGAGCACCTCGAAGACGCCGTCGAGGCGGTCGAACTCGACCTCGCCGCGAGCGATATCGAGTACCTCGAAGAACCCTACGAGCCGATGGCGGTCCTCGGCCACGAGTAGCTCCCGTTCGTCACACCGAATTCGGTCGGGGCGGTGAGTCAACCGACCGGTTCGCCGTCCGCGACCACACGGGTGAGCTCGAAGACGGTGTTGCCGTCGGCGTCGGTCGCCTCGATCCGGAGTTCGTAGGTCGAGCCAGCGCCGTCCGGCACGGTGAACCTCGTCTCGCCGGTCGAGTCGCTGCCGCCCGCGTCGAACGACCGCTCGGCGACGGTCCGAGCCTCCCCGTCGGGGTCGGCGACGAGGCCGACGGTGACGCCCGAGAGGTCGTCGTCGGGGTCGGCGACGGTCCAGGCGACGTCGAAGACCGCCACGGTGCCGTTCGACGCGTCGGTGACGTCGAACGACTCGACGACCGGCGAGCGCGACGCCGGGGTCGCGGTCGGGCTCTCGTCTCCATCCCCCGCGGCCGACTCGTCGGCGTCGGTCGGCGTGTCCGCCTCATCGGACGCCGTCGTGTCGGTCGGTGTCTCCGCCCCGCCCGATCCACCGGCCGCATCCGACGCATCCGCTTCGCCTGACGCATCAGCCTCGGTCGGTGTATTCGGCTCGCCTGACGCATCAGCCTCGCCCGATTCGTCCGCCTCGTCCGACGCAGCCGTCGCGGTCGGTGTGTCCGCCTCGTCCGCTGCAGGCGTGTCGGTTGGGGTCCCGGAGTCGGCTGCCGCCGGGGGTTCCGGTGCCGACGGCGCTCCCGACTCCGCTGCGGGCTCCGACGTCGGCGTCGCGGTCGATGTCGCGTTCCCCGTCGTCGTGTTCTGGAGTGCGGTCGCCGTCGTCCGAACCGTGCCGAGGTCGGTCGTTGTGCCTCCGACGGTCGTCCGGGTTCCCGCGGTCGTCGGCTGCTCGGTCGTCCCTCCAGCGGTACTCGTCGTCGGGCCCTCGGCTCCCGCGCCGCCGTCCGTCAGCCCACCGAGGAACGGGAACCCGATGACGAACAGCACCGCGCCGAGCACGACGACGACCACGAGGATGGCGACGACGCTCTCGGCACCGAGGCTCCTGTCGGTCGTCCCGCCCGGCCGCTCGTCACCGAAGACGAACCGGCCGTCGTCGGGCCCCGTTCGGTCGTCGTCGGGTCCCGTTCGGTCGTCGTCGGGCCCCGTTCGGTCGTCGGCCATTATTCGTCTCCTGAGTGTGGGTTCGGTTCGTCAGCGGTGGCCACGGTTGGGTCGGTCGGTCTCACGGTGGACTCAGGGGTACGACCGCTGGAGGACCACCGTTCCGCTCGCGTCGCGCACCGTCATGGTGTCCGCGCCGTTGTCCCAGACCTCGTTCGCCCGACCCCAGTAGCGTTCCGTCGCGGTGTCGGTGCCGCTCCCGGTGTAGAGGGTGACCTGCGCCCCCGGCGCGAGCGAGACGCCCTCCGGGAATGTGTAGGTCGTGCCGGAGCTGTCCGTGACGGTCCAGCCCGAGAGGTCGAGGCCCGCGTCGCCGGTGTTCTCGTAGGTGACGTACTCGTCGTTGAGGTTGTTCGCGTCGGTGCCGTCGGCGTCGGCGCTCAGCCCCGCCACCGAGAGCTCGCCCTCCCCCGAACCGTCGTCGCTTCCGTCGCCGTTCGCGCCCGCGACGAACTGCTTTGCGATCGGGCCCACCTGGTCTTCGCTTCGCGCCGGGTCGAACGCGTTCGGTGCGGGGCGCTGGAGGTTGAGCAGTTGGAAGTAGGTCGCGTGGTTAGCCTCGACGCTGTGGATCGAGAGCGCGGCCGTGAGGACCTCCTCGCTGTCGATCATGGGTGCCGCACCGGCGTAGGCCGAGACGCCGACGGCTTCGATCCGGTCGGCGAGCGCGACGAACCCCTCCATGGAGTCGTAGGGGAACTCGTAGTCGGCGAGTTCGACCGGTGTGCCACCCAGTTGTTCGATCGTCTCGGTAAGCGCGTCGACGTGGGCCTTCTCGTGGTCCCGGACGTCCTCGATCTGCTGGTAGACCGAGTACTGGAGGGTCGGGCGGGCGAAGTAGTTCGCGACCGCCGAACACTCGACCTCGTGTTCCGAGTGGTTGGCGAGGAACTCGTCGTAGAACGCGTACTCGAGGTGTTCGAGTCCCAGCGCGTAGTTCAGTACGTCGACGTCGCTCGGGTCGGGTCCGTCCATACCGACGACAGACAGATGTGGGATAAAAGAGTATGCCAAATTCTCGCCGGAGAACCGGCGAGCGCGTCCCGAGTTATCCGAGGTCGGTCTCCTCACCGTCGACGTAGACCGAGACGTCGCCGTTGGCCTCGAAGCTCGTGATCTCGCCGGTGATGTGGTAGGCGTCGCCGCCACCGCCGAGCCGTCCGTCGACCGTCGAGCCGCTGATGACGTCGATGTCGGGGTCCTCGGTCACGCCGCTGTCGTCGATCGGCGCGCCGTAGCTCTCACCGCGGCGCTCGATCGACCCCGAGACCGTCAGCTGGTAGGTGACCTTGTCCTCCACGGACCCACCGATGAGGACGACGTTGTGCTCCTCCTGCGGAGTGGTCTCCGTCGGGGTCGATGTCTCCGTCGGTGTTGGTGTCGGGGTGTCCGTCGGGGTCGGTGTTGGTGTTGCGGTCGGTGTGGGCGTCGGTGTCGGGGTGTCCGTCGGGGTCGGTGTCGGGGTGTCCGTCGGCGTCGATGTTGCGGTCGGCGTAGCTGTTGGGGTTGGCGTCCCCGTCGCGGTCGACGTTGCAGTGGACGTCGCCGTAGACGTCGTGGTGGCCGTCGCGTTCGAACCGGCGGTCGTCGTCGACGCCGCCGTCGTGGTGTTCGGTGCCGGCGGACTGGTCGGCGAGCCCGTTGCGGTTCCCGTCTCGTTTCCGGACTCACCGGACGTCGGAGCCGGTGTCTGGTCCGCGGGTGCCGACGCGAGCTGTGAGCACCCCGCGAGCAACAGCAGCGCGACACACACGACGGCGATGACGGCTCGTTGCCTCATGCCCCTAACCAGCTAGCTTCTCGACCATAACTCCCCCGATAGGAGAAACGGGCCGTTTCAGCCCCCTATCGAACCGATATCCCTGGTTTCGGCCGAGATCGTGTCGACTCACCGACCCGGTTCGTGCGTCGGTCGGTCAGGGTTCGTCTCGGACCAGCCCGACGGCATTGCTCGGCGCGCCGACCACCGAGAGATACGTCGCGCCGACGGTGCTCTTCAGCGCGTTCGCCGCCGCACCGCGAACGACGCGCGGGCCGACTTGGCCGACCGCGCCGTCGCCGACGCTCACCAGCCACCCGGGCGCGTCGAACCGGAACCGTTCGGGTCGCGGCTCGAAGACGCCGTCGCGGTCGTCCTCGACGATCCGGGTGATGGATTTCGCCACGGTGAGCGCCTCGCGGACCGCCGCCGCGGCGCTCGCGGGCACCGCCGCTCCGTCGGTGTCCGTGACCCGCGCGGCGTCGCCGACCACGAAAGTCCCGTCGCCGAGCTTGAGGGTGTCGGGGATCAGCGGGCGCTCGCCGCCGAGCGCGTCCGGTCCGCGGAGCCCGCCGGTCCAGACCAGCTGGTCGTAGTCGAGCGCCTCGCGGTCCTCGAACTCGACCGCGGTGTCCGTCGCCCGCTCGACGGTCCGTCCCGTCTTCACCACGACCCCACACGATTCGAGCTCGTCGCGGACCGCGGTCTGGAAGTCGGCGTCGAAGTTCGGCGCGACCGCGTCGGCCTGTTCGAGGAGGGTGACCTCACAGCCGAGGGCCTCCTCGTCGGCGAGCGCGGCGAGTTCGCCCGCGACCTGCACCCCCGACAGCCCCGCGCCGCCGACCACGGCCCGGTCTCGGGAGCCGAGGTCGAGGAACTCCTTTCGAATGCGTGCAGCGTCCGGCAGGCGTTTCAAGGGGATGCTGTGCTCCTCGATCCCCGGCAGGTCGTAGTAGGCCGTCTCGGCCCCGAGACAGACCGCGCCGACGTCGTAGTCGAGTGTCGTCTCACCCGCCTCGTCGTCGAGGTGGGCGACGCCCGCCTCGTGGTCGACGTCCGTGACGCGCGCGACGCGGACCTCGGCACGGTCGAGCACGTCGTCGAGGTCCACGGTGATCCGGTCGGCGAGCGCGGGCCGGCGGACCACCCGGTGGAGTTCGTGCTGGACGAGGTGGTCGGGTCGGTCGTTGACCACGACGATGTCGGCCGACGACGGCAGGCTCCGTTCGAGCCGGCGGGCGAGCATCAGCCCGGCGTAGCCGGCACCGAGAACGGCGACGTTCATGCGCGAGGCTTGGTTTCGCAGGGCTAAATCCTTTGAGAATACCGACGCACGAACGGTGCTCCTCGAAGCGGATTCGGGCGGTCGCCGACGCGGGAGCAGAAGGGTTTAGCCCGAAGCCGGTCGAACCCGGGCTATGGTGACGTTTCTCTCCGGCGGCACCGGCACGCCGAAGCTTCTCTCCGGTGCCGATTCGGTTTTCGCCCCCCGCGAGACCACCGTGGTCGCCAACACCGGCGACGACGTCGAACTCGGTGGCCTGCTGGTCTCGCCCGACCTCGATACGGTGCTCTACGACCGCGGCGGCGTGCTCGACCGCGAGCGGTGGTGGGCGGTAGCCGACGACACGACCGCGACCCACGACGAACTCCAGGAACGCTCGGCGGCGGCGGGCTTCGAACCCGGCCCGCGCTACCTCCCTGACGAAAAACAGACCGCGGGGCGCGACCTCGCGCGCTGGCGGCGATTCTCGGGCGTGAGTGAGTTCATGTTGATCGGCGACCGCGACCGCGCCACACACCTCCTTAGAACCAGTCTCCTCGACGAGGGCTACTCGCTCACCGGGACGACCAGTCAACTCGCCGATTCGTACGATCTCGGGCTCGAACTCCTCCCGATGAGCGACGACCCGGTCGCAACGATGATCCACACTCCCCAAGACGAGGTCCACTTTCAGGAGTTCTGGGTGGCCGAAGGCGGTGAGCGCTCGGTCGAGGACGTCGAGTTCCGGGGCGCGGAATCCGCCGATCCCACCGACGCGGTGCTGGAGGCGCTCGCCGGTCCCGTCGTGATCGGCCCGTCGAACCCCGTGACGAGCATCGGGCCGATGCTCGCACTCGACGGCGTTCGGGAGGCGCTCGCCGAGACGACCGTGGTGGCTGTCTCGCCCTTTATCGGTGACGAGGTCTTCTCCGGGCCGGCGGCGAAGCTGATGGAAGCCGTCGGGCTGGAGGCGAGCACCGCGGGGGTCGCCGAGGCCTATCCGTTCTGCGACGCGTTCGTGGTCGACGACGGCGACGACACGCCGCTCGACCGGCCGACGGTGAAGACCGACATCACGATCGACACCCCCGAGGACTCGGCACGGGTCGCACGCGCCGTCGCCGACGCGCTCGAACTCGGGCGGGGGGAGAGCTGATGGTCGACCTCGACTTCGAGCCACGGGTGGCGCTGGCGAGCCTCAGCGGGGAGTCCGACGCGGCGTGGGCGAAACGCGCGGCGGACCACGCCGGCCTGGCGTTCCTCGGCGGGATCGCGATCGACGAGGGCTCGCGGCGGGCGGCCGAACGGCTGGTCGAGCGCGGTCGAAACGAGTTCCTGCCCGAGGACCCGTTCGCGTTCGTCGACCGGCAACTCCGCGCGCTCGACGACGTCCCCCTCGAAGCGGGTGTCAACGTCAGAAGCGCCTCGCGCGCGCCAATCCGGGACGTCGCCGAGCTCTGTGCCGACCACGACGCTATCCTCGAAGTCAACGCCCACTGTCGCCAGCCCGAACTCTGCGCGGCGGGCTGTGGCGAGACGCTCCTCAGAGATGCCCACCGGCTCTGTGAGTACGTCGAGACCGCCGCCGCGACGGGCGCGGTCGTGAGCGTCAAACTCCGCGCGGAGGTGCCTGGCATGTCGCTCCCCGAGACGGCCGGCTGGGTCGCGGCCGCCGGCGCGGACGTCCTCCACGTCGACGCGATGGACTCGGAGGAGGTCGTTCGGGAGATCGCCGACGCCGTCGACGCGTTCGTGCTCGCCAACAACGGCGTTCGCGACGCGGCGACCGTTACGGAGTATCTCGATTACGGTGCGGATGCGGTGAGCGTCGGCCGGCCGAGCGACCGCCCGGCCGTGCTTCGACGCGTTCGCGAGGCGACCGATGCGTGGTTCGCAACCCACGAGACGGACGTGGCGGAGGCGGGGACCGGCGGATGAGGACGACCGCGGAGAACGCCGAACTCGCCCTCCTGCTCGAAGTCACGAGCACGCCGAAACCCGGCAACGTCGACCGGACGCACGACCACGACGACCTCCGCTTCGAGCACTTCGTGGCGGGCGCGGTGGGCGCGAGCCAGGGCCTCCGAATGGCGGCAGCGGGCGACCCAGTAGGAAAATCGTTCGAGCGCGCCGTCGAGGGAATGGCGAACCAGCGCGGCGGCAACACCCAGTTCGGCGCGTTGCTGGTCCTCGTCCCGCTGGTCGCGGCGGCACGCGCGGAGGGCGGGGTCACACCGGAATCGGCGTCGGCGGTCGCCGAGGCCACGACGGTCGAGGACGCGGCGGGGTTCTATCGAGCCTTCGAACACGTCGACGTCGCGGTCGACGACCCGCCCGACGGGATGGACGCGCTCGACGTTCGCCGCGGTGCCGAGGCGGTTCCCACGCTCGAAGACCGCGGGCTGACACTCTCCGACGTGCTCGCGGCGAGCGTCGAGCGCGACGGCCTCGCGCGCGAGTGGGTCTCGCGGTTCCCGCGGAGCTTCGAGACCGCCGAACGGATCGAGTCGAGCGATGGGCCGGTGCCCGACCGGGCCGCTCGGGCGTACCTCGAACTCCTCGCCAGCGAGCCCGACACGTTCGTCGCGACCGTCCACGACGAGGCGACCGCGCGCGAGGTCTGCGAGGCCGCCCGCGCGGTGCTCCGCGGTGAGGCGAGTTCCGAGACCCTCGCCGACCAGCTCGTCGAGGCCGGGGTGAACCCGGGCACGACCGCCGACATCGTCGCCGCCGGGCTGTTCGTCGCGCTCGAACGCGGGCTCGACGTATGACCGGACCCAGGGAGTGGCCGGTCGACCTCGACGGCGTCACCGAATCCGTGGTGGCGACGCGCGGCCCCGGGGGAGCCTGGAACTTCGCGGCGCTCGGGCTCCACGCCGGCGAGCCCGCGACGGCGCGGACTTGGGGTCGCACCCGAACGCGACGCAACTTCGAGCGCGAGGGCAGTGGCATAGTTCAGTTCGTCCACGACCCGGTGGTGTTCACCGAGTGCGCGCTCTCCGTGCTCGAACGCGACTCGCCGGTCCACCCCGCGGCCGCGGCGTGGGCGCGCGTCGACGTCGAGCGGGTCCAGACGGGCGAATCCGGGGACACCGAGTGGGCCGAGTGGGAACTCGTGCCCACGGAGTCGGCGGTCGAATCCCGGACCGTGCCGACCACGAACCGTGGCTACGGGGCGGTCATCGAGGCCACCGTCGCGGCCTCTCGACTCGACGTCTCGGGCTACGATACCGCCGACCTCCAGGATCGGTTGGCGTTCTTCGAGGACGTCGTCGCGACCTGCGGCGGTGAGCGCGAGCGGGCCGCGATGGCGCTGGTGGGCGACCTGTCGGCGTGGGACGGGGCCGACTGAGCGGGCGAGAGCGCGTCGTTTATACGCCGCGCGAAAAAAGTCGGTCCATGGCCATCAAACCCGCCTACATCAAGAAGACGGCGAACGAGCTGCTCGAACGGTATCCCGACGCGTTCTCGACCGACTTCGAGCACAACAAGGAGAGCGTCACCGCGCTCACCAACGTCCAGTCGAAGGGCGTCCGCAACCGGATCGCGGGCTACGTCTCCCGCAAGCGCCAGTCCGAAGCCGCGGCCGCCTGAACCGGTCGGATTCGGCGTGATTTACGCCGACCAGAACCGTTTTCCCCTGGTTTGTCCTACCGCGGGGAATGACAACGCGAGTCGGTATTCTCGGTGCGACTGGAGCCGTCGGCCAGCGCCTCATCCAGCTTCTCGACCCCCATCCCGAGTTCGAGATCGCCTGCGTCACCGCCAGCGACGACAGCGCCGGTCGCCCCTACGGCGAGGCCGCGAACTGGCGGATCGACGTCCCGATGCCCGACGCCGTCGCCGACCTCGACGTGGCTCGAACGGAGCCCGACGCGATCCCGAACGACGTTCCGCTCCTGTTCTCGTCGCTTCCCTCGTCGGTCGGCGAACGTGTCGAACCCCCGCTCTGTGAGGCGGGCTACGTGGTCTCCTCGAACTCATCGAACGACCGGATGGCCGAGGACGTCCCGCTCACGATCCCGGAGGTCAACGGCGACCACCTCGACCTGATCGAGGTCCAGCGCGACTCCCGCGGCTGGGACGGCGCGCTGGTGAAGAACCCCAATTGTTCTACCATCACGGCAGTACCGCCGCTCGCGGCGCTCGCGGAGTTTGGCCTCGAAACCGCCCACGTCGCCACGATGCAGGCGGTCTCCGGCGGGGGTTACTCCGGGGTGACCTCGATGGAGATCATCGACAACGTCCTCCCCCACATCGGCGGCGAGGAGGAGAAGGTCGAGACCGAACCCACCAAACTCCTCGGCGAGTTCGACGGTGCGGCGGTCCAGCGTCACGAAGTGGATATCGCCGCCTCCTGCAACCGCGTCGCGACGGTCGACGGCCACCTCGAAAGCGTCTGGGCCGACACCGCGGAGGACATCACGGCCGACGACGCCGCCCGCGCGATGCGCGAGCTCCCCGCCCTCGACCTCCACAGCTCGCCCGACCAGTTCGTCGAGGTCTTCGAGGAACCCGACCGTCCCCAGCCCCGGCTCGACCGGATGGTCGGCGGCGGGATGAGCGTCGCGGCGGGCGGCCTCCGCGGGACGACGCATGGTGTACAGTTCAACTGCCTCGCCCACAACACCCTCCGTGGCGCGGCGGGCGCGAGCGTGCTGAACGGCGAACTCCTCGTCGAGCGCGGCTGGGTCTGAACGCCCTTCCCGCCGTCGGCCCGTCGTCGTTGTTCCCGAACCAGCATGAGCCGGTCATTGTCGACGGATCCAGACCGTATTTGACGCCGGACCGACCACGACCGATATGACCTCGAACCCCCGCTCGAACGTTCGCGCCACCAGTGGCGCGAGATGAGCGGCGTCGTCGCGCCGTTCACCGACGCGATCCTGCCGATCGTCGCGATCGCCGCCGTCGGCTACCTCCTCGGTCGTCGGACGGGGCTCTCGGTCGAACCGCTCAATACGGTGGCACTCACCTTCTTTTTGCCCGCCCTCGTCTTTCACGGGATCGCCACCACCG
Encoded proteins:
- a CDS encoding tRNA-dihydrouridine synthase codes for the protein MVDLDFEPRVALASLSGESDAAWAKRAADHAGLAFLGGIAIDEGSRRAAERLVERGRNEFLPEDPFAFVDRQLRALDDVPLEAGVNVRSASRAPIRDVAELCADHDAILEVNAHCRQPELCAAGCGETLLRDAHRLCEYVETAAATGAVVSVKLRAEVPGMSLPETAGWVAAAGADVLHVDAMDSEEVVREIADAVDAFVLANNGVRDAATVTEYLDYGADAVSVGRPSDRPAVLRRVREATDAWFATHETDVAEAGTGG
- a CDS encoding triphosphoribosyl-dephospho-CoA synthase produces the protein MRTTAENAELALLLEVTSTPKPGNVDRTHDHDDLRFEHFVAGAVGASQGLRMAAAGDPVGKSFERAVEGMANQRGGNTQFGALLVLVPLVAAARAEGGVTPESASAVAEATTVEDAAGFYRAFEHVDVAVDDPPDGMDALDVRRGAEAVPTLEDRGLTLSDVLAASVERDGLAREWVSRFPRSFETAERIESSDGPVPDRAARAYLELLASEPDTFVATVHDEATAREVCEAARAVLRGEASSETLADQLVEAGVNPGTTADIVAAGLFVALERGLDV
- a CDS encoding DUF447 domain-containing protein — protein: MTGPREWPVDLDGVTESVVATRGPGGAWNFAALGLHAGEPATARTWGRTRTRRNFEREGSGIVQFVHDPVVFTECALSVLERDSPVHPAAAAWARVDVERVQTGESGDTEWAEWELVPTESAVESRTVPTTNRGYGAVIEATVAASRLDVSGYDTADLQDRLAFFEDVVATCGGERERAAMALVGDLSAWDGAD
- a CDS encoding 30S ribosomal protein S17e, whose product is MAIKPAYIKKTANELLERYPDAFSTDFEHNKESVTALTNVQSKGVRNRIAGYVSRKRQSEAAAA
- the asd gene encoding aspartate-semialdehyde dehydrogenase; protein product: MTTRVGILGATGAVGQRLIQLLDPHPEFEIACVTASDDSAGRPYGEAANWRIDVPMPDAVADLDVARTEPDAIPNDVPLLFSSLPSSVGERVEPPLCEAGYVVSSNSSNDRMAEDVPLTIPEVNGDHLDLIEVQRDSRGWDGALVKNPNCSTITAVPPLAALAEFGLETAHVATMQAVSGGGYSGVTSMEIIDNVLPHIGGEEEKVETEPTKLLGEFDGAAVQRHEVDIAASCNRVATVDGHLESVWADTAEDITADDAARAMRELPALDLHSSPDQFVEVFEEPDRPQPRLDRMVGGGMSVAAGGLRGTTHGVQFNCLAHNTLRGAAGASVLNGELLVERGWV